The proteins below come from a single Alnus glutinosa chromosome 9, dhAlnGlut1.1, whole genome shotgun sequence genomic window:
- the LOC133876729 gene encoding blue copper protein 1b-like — translation MAFTQFIVLAIVAILFPSIMGMDFMVGDDKGWTTNFDYQAWAKGKEFHVGDNLVFKYPVEAHSVIKVNGTSFQQCAISAGNGTLTSRNDVITLATSGNKWYICGVAKHCEVGNQKLFIMVSEDNSSAVRGSIEPLYYGWMMAIFGILMMVMV, via the exons ATGGCCTTTACCCAATTCATCGTCCTTGCCATTGTAGCAATTCTTTTCCCTTCAATTATGGGCATGGACTTCATGGTTGGTGATGACAAGGGTTGGACCACCAACTTTGATTACCAAGCTTGGGCTAAAGGAAAGGAGTTCCATGTCGGTGACAATCTTG TTTTTAAGTACCCAGTGGAAGCACACAGTGTTATTAAAGTTAATGGCACTAGCTTCCAACAATGTGCGATATCGGCTGGCAATGGGACCCTAACTAGCAGAAACGATGTGATTACCCTAGCAACCTCAGGAAATAAATGGTACATTTGTGGTGTTGCCAAGCATTGTGAGGTTGGAAACCAAAAGCTTTTCATAATGGTGTCTGAAGACAATTCATCAGCTGTAAGGGGAAGCATTGAACCTTTGTATTATGGGTGGATGATGGCTATTTTTGGCATCCTTATGATGGTGATGGTTTAG
- the LOC133876728 gene encoding uncharacterized protein LOC133876728 — protein MKTHSLPSLQSTTKTPSPSSTSQFAALGLLNISGLFIGCLLSFCIVICQPCLCANVDDEPPRRGMQRATSSPPSNLSPRSNMRKGLDPVTIRALPVYSYCGDAEYQSDCTICLGKLEKKEFVKILSNMESSLAITKE, from the exons ATGAAAACCCACTCGCTCCCTTCTCTCCAATCCACTACAAAAACTCCATCACCATCGTCCACGTCTCAGTTTGCGGCGCTTGGCCTATTGAATATCTCCGGACTCTTCATTGGCTGCCTCCTCTCCTTCTGCATCGTCATCTGCCAGCCTTGTTTATGCGCAAACGTAGACGATGAGCCACCTAGACGTGGCATGCAAAGAGCAACGTCTTCTCCGCCGTCGAATCTTTCACCCAGGTCGAACATGCGCAAAGGATTGGATCCGGTGACGATTCGGGCTCTGCCGGTGTATTCTTATTGTGGGGACGCGGAGTACCAGAGCGACTGCACGATTTGTCTTGGCAAGTTGGAGAAAAAAGAGTTTGTGAAG ATTCTCAGCAATATGGAGAGCAGCCTTGCTATCACAAAAGAGTAA